The Anastrepha ludens isolate Willacy chromosome X, idAnaLude1.1, whole genome shotgun sequence genome includes a window with the following:
- the LOC128869618 gene encoding uncharacterized protein LOC128869618 encodes MMELGREHEPCEWRLFIDASKDSLKAVLLFNGNLYPSVPVAHAAKMKETYENMKVLLDCINYSNYKWQICADLKVVAIVLGLQTGYTKFCCFLCEWDSRARDKHYKVKAWPKRKEFIPGAKNVSSKPLVDSNDIILPPLHIKLGLMKNFVKAMDKTGKGFLHLKEKFKYLSDAKLKEGIFVGPEIRQVLKDEEFQKKLTAKEKAAWISFKEVCANFLGSRRSDKYKTLVTNMLKNYERLGCNMSLKIHFLDSHLDFFPQNCGDVSDEHGERFHQDIKTMEKRYQGKWNPSMLADYCWGLLKDDDCNYSRKSQYKNKNKF; translated from the coding sequence ATGATGGAATTAGGAAGAGAACATGAGCCATGTGAATGGCGTTTATTCATAGACGCATCCAAAGACAGTTTAAAGGCAGTTCTTCTGtttaatggaaatttatatCCATCTGTCCCTGTTGCTCACGCTGCTAAAATGAAAGagacatatgaaaatatgaaagtgCTTCTAGATTGTATTAACTATTCAAACTACAAATGGCAAATTTGTGCAGACTTAAAAGTTGTAGCAATTGTACTTGGCTTGCAAACTGGATATACGAAGTTCTGCTGTTTTCTTTGCGAATGGGACAGTAGAGCAAGAGATAAGCATTACAAAGTTAAAGCGTGGCCTAAGAGAAAGGAATTTATTCCAGGAGCCAAAAATGTCTCAAGTAAACCTCTTGTTGATTCAAATGACATCATTTTACCACCACTTCATATCAAACTTGGCctgatgaaaaattttgtaaaagccATGGATAAAACTGGTAAAGGATTTctacatttaaaagaaaaatttaaatatctgagTGATGCTAAGTTGAAAGAGGGCATTTTTGTTGGTCCAGAAATTCGCCAAGTGTTAAAAGatgaagaatttcaaaaaaagctcACTGCTAAGGAAAAAGCTGCCTGGATATCATTCAAGGAAGTATGCGCGAATTTTCTGGGTAGCAGACGATCTGACAAGTACAAAACGTTAGTTACAAATATGCTGAAAAACTATGAACGCTTGGGCTGCAACATGTCCTTGAAGATACATTTTCTTGACTCGCATTTGGATTTTTTCCCACAAAATTGTGGAGACGTTAGCGATGAGCATGGTGAGAGATTTCATCAAGATATAAAAACTATGGAGAAAAGATATCAAGGAAAATGGAATCCTAGCATGCTTGCTGATTACTGCTGGGGCTTATTAAAAGATGATGATTGCAATTACTCTAGAAAgtcacaatataaaaataaaaataaattttaa